One window of Brevibacterium pigmentatum genomic DNA carries:
- a CDS encoding DEAD/DEAH box helicase, with product MTDPTPLSTNTPPEEPLSPSAAYADFKARAEFARTPLGQFMERTEFALDDFQVEACSHLQQGEDVLVTAPTGAGKTLIAEFAVELARGEGKRVFYTTPIKALSNQKFNDLAEVHGAENVGLLTGDTSIRRDAPIIVMTTEVLRNMLYNDVAGLSDLGFVVLDEVHYLADRFRGPVWEEVIIHLPDRVQMVSLSATVSNVEEFGAWLREVRGPTTIVSTSHRPVPLVNHVLVGHRMYDLFTHSDSDRIDPALNHATRTHGGPRSKRARATRARFRRPSRTQVVASLAEAAMLPAIMFIFSRNGCDEAVEQYLSTGTDLNSREEKTIVNAALESLRDELADEDLGILGYQNFREGLLLGVAAHHAGMIPQFKQLVEELFSQGIIKVVFATETLALGINMPARTVVLEKLVKFNGEAHVMITPGEYTQLTGRAGRRGIDRIGHSVVVWHPTIEVSELAALASNRSYALNSAFGPTYNMTANLLSRMSSDEAAKVLETSFAQFQADKAVVGLARKVRKNEATIEAYEKSMHCDLGDFSEYAALRRAISDTQKQETRTKSRNKQRDIVESLTALKIGDVVTMPAKRVGGRAVIIAPMSNKDGVSRLPTVLTEQGKVWHLRPHEVTEPVAAQGRVRVPKKFNHRQAGDRRQLLSILEAAVHDGRVDAEAHWESKRQHQGESTTVAELQAQMRAHPCHDCPDRELHARWANRADKLIRENDSLIARIEGRTTSIALVFERVQDVLRGLGFDPEHSTMLRRIYGERDLLVALTIRAGLWDRLNEPELAAFASIFVFQSRRDTLTAHRAPSADLKAVCDESETIWRRLFHLEEQHALNTTDEPDRGLIRPMYRWTEGKTLSESLRGSDIAAGDFVRWAKQSLDLLGQVAEVIDPETAVRVRRSIEAIRRGVVADS from the coding sequence ATGACTGATCCCACACCGCTTTCGACCAACACTCCTCCGGAGGAACCATTGAGTCCCTCTGCCGCCTATGCCGACTTCAAGGCCCGTGCGGAGTTCGCCCGCACTCCCTTGGGACAGTTCATGGAACGCACCGAGTTCGCCCTCGACGACTTCCAGGTCGAGGCCTGCAGCCATCTGCAGCAGGGCGAGGACGTGCTGGTCACGGCGCCGACCGGAGCAGGCAAGACGCTCATCGCGGAATTTGCCGTGGAGCTGGCACGCGGTGAGGGCAAACGGGTCTTCTACACCACCCCGATCAAGGCACTGAGCAACCAGAAGTTCAACGACTTGGCCGAGGTCCATGGGGCCGAGAACGTCGGGCTTCTCACCGGTGACACATCGATCCGACGTGATGCGCCGATCATCGTCATGACCACCGAAGTGCTGCGCAATATGCTCTACAACGACGTGGCGGGACTGTCGGACCTCGGCTTCGTCGTCCTCGACGAAGTCCACTACCTCGCCGACCGGTTCCGCGGCCCGGTCTGGGAAGAGGTCATCATCCACCTGCCGGACCGAGTGCAGATGGTGTCGCTGTCGGCGACGGTGTCCAACGTCGAGGAATTCGGGGCCTGGCTGCGTGAGGTCCGAGGACCGACGACGATCGTCTCGACGAGCCACCGGCCGGTGCCGCTGGTCAACCACGTCCTGGTCGGCCACCGGATGTACGACCTGTTCACGCACAGCGATTCCGACCGCATCGATCCGGCCCTCAACCATGCCACGCGCACGCACGGAGGACCGCGCTCGAAGCGCGCACGGGCCACCCGAGCACGGTTCCGCCGGCCCAGTCGCACCCAGGTCGTGGCGTCCCTCGCCGAGGCGGCGATGCTGCCGGCGATCATGTTCATCTTCTCCCGCAACGGCTGCGACGAAGCCGTCGAACAGTACCTGAGCACAGGCACCGACCTGAACTCTCGGGAAGAGAAGACGATCGTCAACGCGGCACTGGAATCGCTGCGCGATGAACTCGCCGACGAAGACCTCGGCATCCTCGGCTATCAGAACTTTCGCGAGGGATTGCTGCTCGGAGTCGCCGCGCACCACGCGGGGATGATTCCGCAGTTCAAACAGCTCGTCGAAGAGCTGTTCTCGCAGGGAATCATCAAGGTCGTCTTCGCCACGGAGACCCTGGCGTTGGGCATCAACATGCCCGCTCGCACCGTCGTGCTCGAGAAGCTCGTGAAGTTCAACGGCGAAGCGCATGTGATGATCACCCCGGGGGAGTACACGCAGCTGACCGGACGCGCCGGTCGCCGCGGAATCGACCGCATCGGCCATTCGGTCGTGGTGTGGCACCCGACCATCGAGGTCAGCGAACTGGCCGCGCTGGCTTCGAACCGCTCCTACGCACTCAACTCGGCGTTCGGACCGACCTACAACATGACGGCGAATCTGCTGTCGCGGATGAGCTCGGACGAAGCCGCGAAGGTGCTCGAGACCTCGTTCGCCCAGTTCCAGGCCGATAAGGCCGTCGTCGGGCTGGCGCGCAAGGTACGCAAGAACGAAGCCACGATCGAGGCGTACGAGAAGTCGATGCACTGCGATCTCGGTGACTTCTCCGAATACGCCGCACTGCGTCGGGCGATCTCTGACACGCAGAAGCAGGAGACCCGGACGAAGTCGCGGAACAAACAGCGCGATATCGTCGAGTCCCTCACCGCGCTCAAGATCGGCGATGTGGTGACGATGCCGGCCAAACGCGTCGGCGGTCGCGCGGTCATCATCGCCCCGATGAGCAACAAGGACGGTGTCTCCAGGCTCCCCACCGTCCTCACCGAGCAGGGCAAAGTGTGGCACCTGCGCCCGCACGAGGTGACCGAGCCCGTTGCCGCTCAGGGGCGAGTCCGGGTGCCGAAGAAGTTCAACCACCGGCAGGCAGGTGATCGCAGGCAGCTGCTGTCCATCCTCGAAGCCGCCGTTCACGACGGCAGGGTCGATGCCGAGGCCCACTGGGAATCGAAGAGACAGCATCAGGGTGAGAGCACCACTGTGGCCGAACTCCAGGCGCAGATGCGGGCACACCCCTGCCACGACTGCCCGGACCGGGAGCTCCACGCCCGCTGGGCCAACCGGGCGGACAAACTCATCCGAGAGAACGACTCTCTCATCGCCCGTATCGAAGGTCGCACCACCTCGATCGCTCTCGTCTTCGAACGAGTTCAGGATGTCCTGCGCGGTCTCGGTTTCGACCCCGAGCATTCGACGATGCTGCGTCGGATCTACGGAGAACGCGATCTGCTGGTGGCGCTGACGATCCGCGCCGGACTGTGGGACCGACTCAATGAGCCGGAGCTCGCGGCCTTCGCTTCGATCTTCGTCTTCCAGTCCCGCAGGGACACCCTGACCGCGCACCGGGCACCGAGCGCCGACCTCAAGGCCGTCTGCGATGAGTCCGAGACGATCTGGCGGCGCCTCTTCCACCTCGAGGAACAGCATGCGCTCAATACGACCGACGAACCGGACCGAGGGCTGATCAGACCGATGTACCGGTGGACCGAGGGCAAAACGCTGTCGGAGTCTCTGCGGGGAAGCGATATCGCCGCCGGAGACTTCGTCCGGTGGGCCAAGCAGAGCCTCGACCTGCTCGGCCAGGTCGCCGAGGTCATCGACCCGGAGACCGCAGTCCGCGTGCGACGCTCGATCGAAGCCATTCGGCGCGGAGTCGTCGCCGACTCCTGA
- the tatC gene encoding twin-arginine translocase subunit TatC has protein sequence MPVVGHLVELRNRVIIAAIAIALGAVAGWFLYDPVLDILQEPIRTIRDNGGRMAEINFAGVASPFDLKIKLSFFIGLFLSCPIWLYEVWAFIVPGLKRKEKLYSLGFLGAAIPLFLAGSTMAFFALPNAVKALTSFTPEGGTNIIPAQDYLSFVMIIIVVFGLAFVLPVLMVGLNMLGILSAERIKKSWRIIVMIVFLFAAIATPTPDAMSMFFLVIPMMTLFCLAWVICLFNDRRRKKRLIAQGLWVDEDELTDEEKND, from the coding sequence ATGCCCGTCGTCGGGCACCTCGTCGAGCTGCGCAACCGCGTCATCATCGCCGCCATCGCCATCGCCCTGGGTGCGGTAGCCGGCTGGTTCCTCTACGACCCCGTCCTCGACATCCTCCAAGAGCCGATCCGCACCATCCGCGACAACGGTGGACGGATGGCCGAGATCAACTTCGCCGGAGTCGCCTCGCCCTTCGACCTGAAGATCAAACTCTCGTTCTTCATCGGTCTCTTCCTCTCCTGCCCGATCTGGCTCTACGAGGTCTGGGCGTTCATCGTCCCGGGCCTGAAGCGCAAGGAGAAGCTGTACTCGCTGGGCTTCCTCGGCGCGGCCATCCCGCTGTTCCTGGCAGGGTCGACGATGGCGTTCTTCGCATTGCCCAATGCGGTGAAGGCACTGACCTCGTTCACTCCCGAGGGCGGCACGAACATCATCCCGGCACAGGACTACCTGAGCTTCGTGATGATCATCATTGTGGTCTTCGGACTCGCCTTCGTCCTGCCGGTGCTCATGGTGGGACTCAACATGCTCGGGATCCTGTCGGCGGAGAGGATCAAGAAGTCGTGGCGCATCATCGTCATGATCGTGTTCCTGTTCGCCGCGATCGCCACCCCGACTCCGGACGCAATGTCCATGTTCTTCCTCGTCATCCCCATGATGACCCTGTTCTGCCTGGCATGGGTGATCTGCCTCTTCAATGATCGCCGGCGCAAGAAGCGCCTCATCGCACAGGGCCTGTGGGTCGACGAGGACGAACTGACCGACGAAGAGAAGAATGACTGA
- the tatA gene encoding Sec-independent protein translocase subunit TatA, giving the protein MKPSFVQIAIVILIIVIIFGAPKLPQLARSLGQSMKIFKSEVKDLRDDEDESGKTTEPGALNKNSSTDSTPGAGETTGTEESRREKQDPQSHEK; this is encoded by the coding sequence ATGAAACCAAGTTTCGTGCAGATCGCGATCGTGATCCTCATCATCGTGATCATCTTCGGCGCGCCCAAACTGCCGCAGCTGGCCCGAAGCCTGGGACAGTCGATGAAGATCTTCAAGTCCGAAGTCAAGGACCTGCGCGACGACGAAGACGAATCCGGCAAGACCACCGAGCCGGGAGCGCTCAACAAGAACTCCTCGACCGATTCCACCCCGGGCGCCGGTGAGACCACCGGAACCGAGGAATCGCGGCGAGAGAAGCAGGACCCGCAGTCTCACGAGAAGTGA
- a CDS encoding WYL domain-containing transcriptional regulator has protein sequence MSSARERLTRLLSLVPYLDAHPGADLEETAAYFGIDSDTLIDDLQLLFVTGRPGHMPDDLIDASWEGGQIFISNAEEVSVPVRLSAEEAGVLVLALDMLSSLPGLDSEAVATAATKLRAAAGENLRTAVDVSPIDADEDLLSALRQAVEDGAALRIDYYVGSRDELTTRTIAPTRLVPGADWYVDAWCYSAGAPRRFALGRIRSWEPAVHPPMSVSVATTTSYEVTLGLAAGGAWLADELDVTNREYLDSGDTSLRIRLLVHSVEWLSRFLLCHADVITEIDDTEAVAAALRRLG, from the coding sequence GTGTCCTCAGCGCGTGAACGCCTCACCCGGCTGCTCAGCCTTGTTCCCTACCTCGATGCCCACCCAGGTGCGGACCTCGAAGAGACCGCCGCCTACTTCGGCATCGACTCCGACACCCTCATCGACGATCTGCAGCTGCTCTTCGTCACCGGTCGACCCGGACACATGCCCGATGACCTCATCGATGCCTCGTGGGAAGGCGGGCAGATATTCATCTCCAACGCCGAAGAGGTCTCCGTGCCCGTGCGGCTCAGCGCCGAGGAAGCCGGTGTCCTCGTCCTCGCGCTCGATATGCTCTCGTCCCTGCCCGGACTCGATTCGGAAGCAGTGGCCACCGCCGCGACCAAACTGCGAGCGGCGGCAGGCGAGAACCTGCGCACAGCCGTCGACGTCAGCCCCATCGACGCCGACGAGGACCTCCTGAGCGCCCTGCGACAGGCGGTCGAGGACGGCGCCGCCCTGCGCATCGACTACTACGTGGGCTCCCGCGACGAACTCACGACGCGGACCATCGCCCCGACCCGCTTGGTCCCGGGCGCGGACTGGTACGTTGATGCCTGGTGCTACTCGGCCGGAGCTCCGCGTCGCTTCGCCCTGGGCCGCATCCGGTCCTGGGAACCGGCGGTGCATCCGCCGATGTCGGTCAGCGTTGCCACGACGACCTCATACGAGGTCACCCTCGGTCTCGCGGCCGGGGGAGCATGGCTGGCAGATGAACTCGACGTGACGAATCGGGAATACCTCGACAGCGGGGACACGAGCCTACGCATCCGCCTGCTCGTGCATTCGGTGGAGTGGCTCAGCCGCTTCCTGCTCTGTCATGCCGATGTGATCACCGAGATCGACGACACCGAGGCGGTCGCGGCCGCCCTGCGCAGGCTCGGTTGA
- a CDS encoding helix-turn-helix transcriptional regulator, with protein sequence MKTPRTSRQRQQTERLMNLLIALRASRGWVSRKTLMSAIDGYSGLDEVAFDRKFSRDKDLLRHMGITIATRAEHDAYGDVGETGYRISTADYAMGDVELTPAEVAAVTVAAAFWSETELGESSAQALTKLRALGIDLDQSAAGPGSVDPGTAAHRLASANFATALHHINAREAVGFRYHKPGQSVRKVRLEPYALLSRGDRVYLFGFDLDRQARRTFRLSRVEGGIAKLSGREPGDYEIPADFSPQLALQSSSEMAVVAEATLHIRAHRADPLRRRQIRTDGDDVIIGYSDVDTFAAEIVGFGDAVDVVDPPELVRAVDRRRETIRESLNRLGGASVLSA encoded by the coding sequence GTGAAAACACCCCGCACCAGCAGACAGAGACAGCAGACCGAGCGTCTGATGAATCTGCTGATCGCCCTGCGCGCGTCCCGCGGCTGGGTGTCGCGAAAGACGCTGATGAGCGCCATCGATGGCTATTCCGGGCTCGACGAGGTCGCCTTCGACCGCAAGTTCTCCCGTGACAAGGACCTGCTGCGGCATATGGGCATCACCATTGCGACCCGCGCCGAACACGATGCCTACGGTGACGTGGGGGAGACCGGCTACCGGATCTCCACCGCCGACTACGCCATGGGTGACGTCGAGCTCACCCCCGCCGAGGTGGCTGCCGTGACCGTGGCCGCCGCATTCTGGTCGGAGACCGAACTCGGGGAGTCCTCGGCCCAGGCGCTGACGAAGCTGCGTGCTCTCGGCATCGATCTCGACCAGTCCGCCGCCGGACCGGGAAGCGTCGACCCGGGCACCGCGGCACACAGGCTGGCGAGTGCGAACTTCGCCACCGCGCTCCACCACATCAACGCCCGCGAAGCCGTCGGCTTCCGCTATCACAAGCCCGGTCAGAGCGTGCGGAAGGTGCGGCTCGAACCCTATGCCCTGCTCAGTCGCGGTGACCGTGTCTACCTCTTCGGCTTCGACCTCGATCGGCAGGCGCGGCGCACCTTCCGGCTCTCCCGTGTCGAAGGCGGGATCGCGAAGCTCAGCGGCCGCGAGCCCGGGGACTATGAGATCCCCGCGGACTTCTCCCCGCAGCTGGCGCTGCAGTCGAGTTCGGAGATGGCCGTCGTCGCCGAGGCGACGCTGCACATCCGCGCCCACCGGGCCGATCCGCTGCGGCGCCGTCAGATCCGCACCGACGGAGACGATGTGATCATCGGCTATTCCGACGTCGACACCTTCGCCGCCGAGATCGTCGGCTTCGGAGACGCCGTCGACGTGGTCGACCCGCCCGAGCTCGTGCGTGCCGTCGACCGCAGACGCGAAACGATTCGCGAATCCCTCAACCGCCTGGGAGGCGCCAGTGTCCTCAGCGCGTGA
- a CDS encoding DUF3866 family protein, with the protein MIHWRKGIVTAIRSTRPGYTEVDVELDEAVPGTDVRSIRAVAYTDAVGQPRTQDTVIVNVSALAKRLGTGGFGLIIALPDALPADPPDGPGHLVKDRYSPLQTMVLGVDDQESQHHSTLAEAEHLENMPVVVADLHSALPAVIAGIRSVDPSLSVAYVLSDGAALPAPFSQAVAGLKDAAWLAGVISTGQAWGGDLEAVTIHTGLLAAKHVMGADITIVAQGPGNLGTGTKYGYSGLVTGEHLNAAALLGGHPVGLLRMSNADARGRHFGISHHSLTPLSEIARPGTTVPVPDFSTLTEAERAEMDPDPDVVAETVAEQLPRLQMHDLVDVDLTGLWDALRASPVRLSTMGRKLPADAASFLAAAAAGRCAAELVRS; encoded by the coding sequence ATGATTCATTGGCGCAAAGGAATCGTCACAGCGATTCGCTCCACCCGGCCAGGATACACAGAGGTCGACGTCGAACTGGACGAGGCCGTGCCGGGCACCGATGTGAGATCCATCCGGGCGGTCGCCTACACCGATGCCGTCGGGCAGCCGCGCACCCAGGACACCGTCATCGTCAATGTCTCGGCTCTGGCCAAGCGACTGGGCACCGGAGGCTTCGGTCTCATCATCGCCCTGCCCGATGCGCTGCCGGCCGACCCGCCGGACGGTCCCGGTCATCTGGTCAAGGACCGCTACTCCCCTCTCCAGACGATGGTCCTCGGCGTCGACGATCAGGAATCGCAGCATCATTCCACCCTCGCCGAGGCGGAGCACCTCGAGAACATGCCTGTGGTCGTGGCCGATCTGCATTCGGCTCTGCCCGCGGTGATCGCCGGGATCCGGAGCGTCGACCCCTCACTGTCGGTGGCGTATGTTCTCAGCGACGGTGCGGCTCTGCCGGCCCCGTTCTCCCAAGCCGTCGCCGGGCTCAAGGACGCTGCCTGGCTGGCCGGCGTGATCAGCACCGGCCAGGCCTGGGGCGGAGATCTTGAGGCGGTGACCATCCACACGGGACTGCTCGCCGCCAAGCACGTGATGGGCGCCGACATCACGATCGTCGCTCAGGGCCCAGGGAATCTGGGCACCGGCACGAAGTACGGCTATTCGGGCCTGGTCACCGGAGAGCATCTCAATGCTGCGGCCCTGCTCGGCGGACATCCGGTGGGTCTGCTGCGGATGTCGAACGCGGACGCCCGGGGCCGCCATTTCGGCATCTCCCATCATTCGCTGACGCCGCTGAGTGAGATCGCCCGACCGGGGACGACCGTGCCGGTGCCCGATTTCTCCACCCTCACCGAGGCGGAACGGGCAGAGATGGATCCGGACCCCGATGTTGTGGCCGAGACCGTTGCCGAGCAGCTGCCTCGACTGCAGATGCATGATCTCGTCGATGTCGATCTCACCGGACTGTGGGATGCGCTGCGCGCCTCACCGGTGCGTCTGTCGACGATGGGCAGGAAGCTGCCCGCCGATGCGGCATCGTTCCTCGCGGCAGCCGCCGCGGGACGCTGTGCCGCCGAGCTCGTCCGCAGCTGA
- a CDS encoding FKBP-type peptidyl-prolyl cis-trans isomerase, with protein sequence MSKQKPEVDFPGGDAPTELIITDDVVGTGAEAGPGDTVSVHYVGVAHSTGEEFDASYNRGTPLEFRLGSGMVISGWDQGIQGMKVGGRRTLQIPPHLAYGDQGAGGVIQPGETLIFVCDLENVR encoded by the coding sequence ATGAGTAAGCAGAAGCCCGAAGTCGATTTCCCCGGCGGCGACGCCCCGACCGAGCTCATCATCACCGATGATGTCGTCGGCACCGGCGCCGAGGCGGGACCCGGCGACACCGTGAGCGTGCACTACGTCGGAGTCGCCCATTCCACGGGCGAAGAGTTCGATGCCTCGTACAACCGCGGCACCCCGCTGGAGTTCCGCCTCGGATCCGGAATGGTCATCTCCGGTTGGGACCAGGGCATCCAGGGCATGAAGGTCGGCGGACGCCGCACCCTGCAGATCCCGCCGCACCTGGCGTACGGCGACCAGGGCGCCGGCGGAGTCATCCAGCCGGGTGAAACGCTGATCTTCGTGTGCGACCTCGAGAACGTGCGCTGA
- a CDS encoding FKBP-type peptidyl-prolyl cis-trans isomerase, which translates to MRTKVLSAIAAGLLLLSACGQGDESEDSTTPPPSVAAQDAKSTSLDDITVDGKIGKKPEVSFEAPLVMDKTEKKVLKEGTGDKIADGEQVTAQMTLVSGTTGKTVESSYDSDSAAGFPMDKSQISEDLYNALIDVKVGSRVMMTLNGSAEQGQASQTLVYVIDVEDTKKPLTRAEGKKADQSDNPVTVKWGDDGAPSISKPKGKKPTELETYTTIEGEGDEVKKGQSVAVKYSGWLWDDTSKTFDSNWKKGGQPFVVAPVGEAQVIDGWNEGLVGKKVGDQVVLVVPPDKGYGEQGSEPSIPGDSTLIFVVDILSAQG; encoded by the coding sequence GTGCGCACCAAAGTGCTCAGCGCCATCGCGGCGGGTCTGCTGCTGCTCTCGGCCTGCGGGCAGGGTGATGAGTCAGAGGACTCGACCACACCTCCGCCGTCGGTCGCAGCTCAGGACGCGAAGTCGACCAGCCTCGACGACATCACCGTCGACGGCAAGATCGGGAAGAAGCCCGAGGTCAGCTTCGAGGCCCCACTGGTCATGGACAAGACCGAGAAGAAGGTGCTCAAGGAGGGCACCGGCGACAAGATCGCCGACGGCGAGCAGGTCACGGCACAGATGACGCTGGTCTCCGGAACGACCGGCAAGACCGTCGAATCCAGCTACGACTCGGATTCCGCCGCCGGATTCCCCATGGACAAGTCCCAGATCTCCGAAGATCTGTACAACGCACTCATCGACGTCAAGGTCGGATCACGCGTGATGATGACGCTCAACGGCAGCGCCGAGCAGGGTCAAGCCTCGCAGACGCTCGTCTACGTCATCGACGTCGAGGACACGAAGAAGCCGCTGACCCGCGCCGAGGGCAAGAAGGCCGACCAGTCGGACAATCCCGTCACCGTGAAATGGGGCGACGACGGTGCCCCGTCGATCTCGAAGCCGAAGGGCAAGAAGCCGACCGAGCTCGAGACCTACACGACGATCGAAGGCGAAGGCGACGAGGTCAAGAAGGGCCAGAGTGTTGCCGTGAAGTACTCCGGCTGGCTCTGGGACGACACGTCGAAGACCTTCGACTCGAACTGGAAGAAGGGCGGACAGCCGTTCGTCGTCGCCCCGGTCGGCGAAGCTCAGGTCATCGACGGCTGGAACGAGGGCCTCGTCGGCAAGAAGGTCGGCGACCAGGTCGTCCTCGTCGTCCCACCGGACAAGGGCTACGGCGAACAGGGCAGCGAACCGTCCATCCCGGGCGATTCGACCCTCATCTTCGTCGTCGACATACTCTCTGCCCAGGGCTGA
- the pafA gene encoding Pup--protein ligase, with translation MARIYGLETEYGLAHTADPDGRRIGPEEIARYLFRPVVEWGRSSNVFLPNGSRLYLDVGSHPEYATAECDDLGDLLAQDRAGEGLMIDLLDKAQAALEADGIGGRVHMVKNNTDAAGNSYGSHENFLIRRTLDFNRLTTVLLPFLVSRQLLVGAGAVIPRRSAFTPDEEADRTEMMFGLSARSDVMWEGLSSATTRSRPIINARDEPHADAEKYRRLHVIVGDSSMSTATSALKIGSAVLMLDLIEQGARIPENGLRHPVRDIRLVARDLTGRVVLERTDGTTTTPLGLLSDYRDRAQRIVESGEHSLGDDDLAHYVIDLWTRMLTAVESQDFSTVDTEIDWVMKRTLIERSMQRGITDIADARIHRLDIAFHDITPATGLFPKLEAAGMAKSLVPAEAAERAKDVPPESTRAAIRGEFVRAAHAARRDYTVDWVHLRLNDESGRAVALKDPFATTHPQAETLIAGL, from the coding sequence ATGGCACGCATCTACGGGCTCGAAACCGAATACGGACTCGCCCACACCGCCGATCCCGACGGCCGGCGCATCGGCCCCGAGGAGATCGCCCGCTACCTCTTCCGCCCCGTCGTCGAATGGGGCCGGTCGTCGAACGTGTTCCTGCCCAACGGCTCACGCCTCTACCTCGACGTCGGATCCCATCCGGAGTACGCGACCGCCGAATGTGACGACCTCGGCGACCTGCTCGCCCAGGACCGGGCCGGCGAGGGCCTGATGATCGACCTGCTGGACAAGGCTCAGGCCGCGCTCGAAGCCGACGGCATCGGCGGACGCGTGCACATGGTCAAGAACAACACGGACGCGGCCGGAAACTCCTATGGGTCCCACGAGAACTTCCTCATCCGCCGCACCCTCGACTTCAATCGGCTGACGACAGTGCTGCTGCCGTTCCTCGTCTCCCGGCAGCTGCTCGTCGGGGCGGGAGCCGTGATCCCGCGCCGGTCGGCGTTCACCCCGGACGAGGAAGCCGACCGGACGGAGATGATGTTCGGTCTCTCCGCGCGTTCGGATGTCATGTGGGAGGGACTGTCCTCGGCGACGACGCGGTCGCGTCCGATCATCAATGCCCGCGACGAACCGCATGCGGATGCGGAGAAGTACCGGCGGCTGCACGTCATCGTCGGTGATTCCTCGATGTCGACGGCCACCTCGGCGCTCAAGATCGGGTCCGCGGTGCTCATGCTCGACCTCATCGAACAGGGTGCGCGGATCCCGGAGAACGGACTGCGCCACCCGGTGCGCGACATCCGGCTCGTCGCCCGAGATCTCACGGGACGGGTCGTGCTCGAACGCACCGACGGGACCACCACGACTCCGCTGGGACTGCTGTCGGACTACCGGGATCGGGCTCAGCGGATCGTGGAATCGGGGGAGCACAGCCTCGGCGATGATGATCTCGCCCACTACGTCATCGACCTGTGGACGCGGATGCTCACCGCGGTCGAATCGCAGGACTTCTCAACCGTGGACACGGAGATCGACTGGGTGATGAAACGCACCCTCATCGAACGGTCCATGCAGCGCGGAATCACCGATATCGCCGATGCGCGGATCCACCGCCTCGACATCGCCTTCCACGACATCACCCCCGCAACGGGGCTGTTCCCCAAGCTGGAAGCCGCCGGGATGGCGAAGAGCCTCGTCCCCGCCGAGGCGGCCGAGCGCGCGAAGGACGTCCCGCCCGAGAGCACACGGGCGGCGATCCGCGGTGAGTTCGTGCGGGCGGCTCATGCGGCCCGTCGGGACTACACCGTCGACTGGGTGCATCTGCGCCTCAACGACGAATCCGGTCGCGCGGTCGCACTCAAGGACCCGTTCGCCACGACTCACCCGCAGGCGGAAACACTCATCGCGGGCCTGTAA
- the prcA gene encoding proteasome subunit alpha, whose product MSQAPFYVSPEQLMKDRADFARKGIARGRSVVVMRFDVGILLLAENPSPTLHKIAEIYDRIGFAAVGKYNEFETLRQAGVRYADLRGYSYDRTDVTARGLTNAYAQTLAGVFTTESKPFEVELVVAELGLTPETDQLYRLSYDGSVIDETEHVAIGGQADAITASLAGVRSSQMSLREVFNHGVAALAAATQATLATDALEAAVLDRTTSKQRTSRRLDDAAMSELRED is encoded by the coding sequence ATGAGTCAGGCACCGTTCTACGTCTCGCCCGAACAGCTGATGAAGGATCGGGCGGACTTCGCCCGCAAGGGCATCGCCCGCGGCCGCTCCGTGGTCGTCATGCGCTTCGACGTCGGAATCCTGCTGCTGGCGGAGAACCCGTCACCGACGCTGCACAAGATCGCTGAGATCTACGACCGGATCGGCTTCGCCGCCGTCGGCAAGTACAACGAATTCGAGACCCTCCGCCAGGCCGGAGTCCGCTATGCCGATCTGCGCGGATACTCCTATGACCGCACCGACGTCACCGCTCGCGGACTGACCAACGCGTACGCGCAGACGCTGGCAGGAGTCTTCACGACTGAATCCAAGCCCTTCGAGGTCGAACTCGTCGTCGCCGAACTCGGACTCACACCGGAGACCGACCAGCTCTACAGGCTCAGCTACGACGGCTCCGTCATCGACGAGACCGAACATGTGGCCATCGGCGGTCAGGCCGATGCGATTACGGCATCTCTGGCAGGGGTGCGCAGCTCGCAGATGAGTCTGCGCGAAGTGTTCAACCACGGTGTCGCCGCTTTGGCCGCCGCAACCCAGGCGACGCTGGCCACCGACGCACTCGAGGCCGCCGTCCTCGATCGCACGACGTCGAAGCAGCGGACGTCCCGCCGCCTCGACGATGCGGCGATGAGCGAACTGCGGGAGGACTGA